A single genomic interval of Halomonas sp. GT harbors:
- a CDS encoding YcgL domain-containing protein: MSEKLLCEILKSSRKDEMYLYIDKQKGLSSVPDALMDTFGKPVPVLTMILTADKKLARVNAADVMDAIQEQGFYLQMPPAKEAYLLDVHRAQAANRE; the protein is encoded by the coding sequence ATGAGCGAGAAACTGCTTTGTGAGATTTTAAAAAGCTCACGCAAAGACGAGATGTATCTCTACATAGACAAACAGAAAGGGTTGTCATCCGTGCCCGACGCATTGATGGATACCTTCGGTAAGCCAGTGCCGGTGCTGACAATGATACTGACTGCCGATAAAAAGCTGGCTCGAGTGAACGCTGCTGATGTGATGGATGCAATCCAAGAGCAAGGCTTTTACCTGCAAATGCCGCCTGCGAAAGAAGCCTATTTGCTGGATGTTCACCGCGCTCAGGCGGCTAACCGCGAATGA
- a CDS encoding acyl carrier protein phosphodiesterase — MNFLAHAWLAHPGSDEFLYGNLIADGVKGQDLTAWSPDVASGIRHHRRVDAWIDRHPNVLEAKRRAPHAQRRYVGIALDIVWDHFLARQQAGEQQHQLIERCYQLLQAWPAPQRLSTMMPLMIKHDWLHRYADFDFTCRAVAGIGQRLSGPNRLAELVPWLYEDYPCLAADFAVLWQECRATLTSSGSAAESGSYSDMLKVKGINDGGGHA; from the coding sequence ATGAACTTTCTTGCCCATGCTTGGCTTGCCCATCCTGGTAGTGATGAGTTTCTGTACGGAAATCTGATTGCTGACGGCGTGAAGGGGCAAGACTTAACGGCTTGGTCGCCAGATGTTGCTAGCGGCATACGTCATCATCGCCGCGTGGATGCCTGGATTGATCGGCACCCAAACGTTTTAGAAGCAAAGCGGCGCGCGCCACATGCTCAGCGGCGTTATGTCGGTATCGCGTTAGATATTGTGTGGGATCATTTTCTTGCTCGTCAGCAGGCGGGAGAGCAGCAGCACCAGTTAATCGAGCGCTGCTATCAGTTGTTACAGGCTTGGCCTGCGCCGCAACGGTTGTCTACCATGATGCCGTTGATGATTAAGCATGACTGGCTGCACCGTTACGCTGATTTTGACTTTACCTGCCGTGCAGTAGCAGGCATTGGTCAGCGGCTATCGGGGCCGAACCGCTTAGCAGAGTTAGTGCCTTGGCTTTACGAAGACTATCCATGCTTAGCGGCCGACTTCGCAGTGTTATGGCAAGAGTGTCGTGCCACGCTAACCAGCAGCGGTAGTGCTGCGGAGAGTGGGAGTTATTCAGACATGTTGAAAGTAAAGGGAATCAATGATGGTGGCGGCCATGCGTGA
- a CDS encoding YcgN family cysteine cluster protein: protein MVAAMRERFWERYSLEELTPQEWEALCDGCGQCCLLKLHDDETQELAVLNVACRLLDIHSCQCSDYENRFDSVPDCTQLTPELVKEFTWLPHTCGYRRVAEGRKLAGWHPLLSNDAERVHRKGVSVRSFAVSQDDVPERLLEEHIIAVLPMS from the coding sequence ATGGTGGCGGCCATGCGTGAGCGCTTCTGGGAAAGATACTCGCTAGAAGAGTTAACGCCCCAAGAGTGGGAGGCGTTATGCGATGGTTGCGGCCAGTGTTGCTTGTTGAAGCTCCACGACGATGAAACACAAGAATTAGCGGTGCTTAACGTTGCCTGTCGGTTGCTGGATATTCACAGTTGCCAGTGCAGTGACTATGAAAATCGCTTCGATAGCGTACCCGACTGTACACAACTGACGCCTGAGCTCGTCAAAGAGTTTACCTGGCTGCCGCACACATGTGGCTATCGGCGTGTTGCTGAAGGGCGCAAGCTAGCAGGATGGCATCCGCTGCTGAGTAACGATGCTGAGCGCGTTCACCGGAAGGGCGTAAGCGTAAGAAGCTTTGCGGTTTCCCAAGATGACGTGCCCGAGCGCCTTTTGGAAGAGCATATTATCGCTGTATTGCCGATGTCCTAA
- a CDS encoding S9 family peptidase — protein sequence MKAQPGKHEGSPVTRYYRANSPEWHWLEERDAPDVSLFLEAANHQHDEWFAPLRPLAETLYQSHLARRELAITSLKTALDHFTFWSNTAAEDDYPCWWRHPNDQPNAHECFLDVRERAADQSFYDMGDMALSPNEQWLAWTEDTQGDERFTLWLKALPNGKPQQLLSDIGASVCWAEDETTNGATLLFTRFDDTQRPDSIWRVWIPFSTPERLAEPTLVMRENDPEFWIGIGKTRSKAWLLIESGSKDTTEIHVVPADQPHTSPVCLHARQAGVEVSIDHRPGTFYRLQNLAGPHFQLDFTRADQHSNPAPEWKSLIAHREDTTLEGIDAFEWGLIIAERSHRDAQVMLRRLVLDKDHNLTLDKHIELPETPCSQLLEDSPHFDANIVHLREESFTRPPSWYALNLDSGERTLLKQVPVYGQLLPDQLVSQRIWATSADGESVPVSIVMRADLAGQLLPTLLYGYGAYGEALDPWFSIARLELLERGAAFAVAHVRGGGERGEPWYLNGKMAHKENSFNDFLAAREALVNEGLSQPERIVACGASAGGLLVGTCVNRKPEAFCAAVLEVPFLDVLRTMQNPDLPLTTAEYSEWGNPEDPEVAERIAGYSPIDNIRAQHYPALWIEGNWFDTRVSYWEPAKFYARVTEAQQGNAPVLLHTDMTSGHGGASGRFKAWRDTARQDAFILWSLGLAPMNRTKQPQ from the coding sequence ATGAAAGCACAGCCTGGTAAGCACGAAGGCTCGCCTGTTACACGTTATTATCGCGCTAATTCTCCAGAATGGCACTGGTTAGAAGAGCGTGATGCGCCTGACGTATCGCTTTTTTTAGAAGCCGCAAACCATCAGCATGATGAGTGGTTTGCTCCTTTACGGCCGCTTGCCGAAACACTTTATCAGAGCCACTTAGCGCGTCGTGAATTGGCAATAACCAGCCTTAAGACAGCGCTTGACCACTTTACGTTCTGGAGCAATACCGCCGCCGAGGATGATTACCCTTGCTGGTGGCGCCACCCTAACGACCAACCCAATGCTCATGAGTGTTTTCTTGACGTACGTGAGCGTGCCGCCGATCAGTCTTTTTATGACATGGGTGACATGGCACTTTCCCCAAATGAGCAGTGGCTTGCCTGGACAGAAGACACTCAGGGCGACGAGCGATTCACTCTATGGTTAAAAGCACTACCCAATGGAAAACCACAGCAGTTACTGAGCGATATTGGCGCTAGCGTATGCTGGGCAGAGGATGAAACAACCAACGGCGCAACGCTGCTATTTACACGCTTTGATGACACTCAGCGCCCGGACTCCATCTGGCGTGTATGGATACCGTTTTCAACGCCAGAGCGCCTTGCTGAACCAACCTTAGTAATGCGTGAGAACGATCCGGAGTTCTGGATTGGGATTGGCAAAACGCGCTCGAAAGCATGGCTTTTGATTGAAAGCGGTTCGAAAGATACAACAGAGATTCATGTCGTGCCGGCAGATCAGCCCCATACCTCCCCAGTGTGCCTACATGCCCGCCAGGCAGGGGTTGAAGTGAGCATTGATCATCGCCCTGGTACGTTTTATCGCTTACAAAATCTCGCAGGCCCGCATTTTCAGCTCGACTTCACACGCGCTGATCAACACAGTAACCCTGCTCCCGAGTGGAAGTCACTGATAGCTCACCGTGAAGACACTACCCTAGAAGGGATCGATGCGTTTGAATGGGGGCTAATCATTGCCGAGCGCAGCCATCGTGATGCCCAGGTTATGTTACGCCGCTTAGTGCTAGATAAAGATCACAACCTCACACTAGATAAGCATATAGAACTACCTGAAACGCCCTGCTCGCAGTTACTAGAAGATTCGCCACACTTCGATGCCAATATCGTGCACCTCCGTGAAGAGTCGTTCACTCGCCCTCCCAGCTGGTATGCGCTAAACCTTGATAGCGGTGAACGTACGTTGCTAAAGCAAGTCCCCGTTTACGGCCAACTGCTGCCTGATCAACTAGTCAGCCAGCGCATATGGGCAACCAGCGCTGACGGCGAAAGCGTGCCAGTATCCATTGTCATGCGCGCCGACTTAGCTGGCCAACTACTGCCCACGCTGCTGTATGGTTACGGCGCCTATGGTGAAGCGCTTGACCCCTGGTTCTCAATTGCTCGGCTCGAACTACTGGAGCGTGGCGCAGCATTTGCAGTCGCCCACGTACGCGGCGGCGGTGAGCGAGGCGAACCATGGTATCTAAATGGCAAAATGGCTCATAAAGAGAATAGCTTTAACGACTTCTTAGCTGCCCGAGAGGCGCTAGTAAACGAGGGGCTTAGCCAGCCAGAACGGATCGTGGCTTGCGGGGCAAGCGCAGGCGGTTTGCTAGTCGGCACCTGCGTCAATCGTAAACCTGAGGCATTTTGCGCAGCGGTATTGGAGGTGCCGTTTCTGGATGTGCTCCGTACCATGCAGAACCCAGATTTACCGCTTACCACCGCCGAATATAGTGAGTGGGGCAATCCTGAAGACCCCGAAGTCGCCGAGCGTATCGCTGGCTACTCACCTATCGACAACATACGCGCCCAGCACTACCCAGCGCTATGGATAGAGGGCAACTGGTTTGATACTCGTGTTAGTTACTGGGAGCCTGCCAAATTTTATGCCCGCGTTACCGAGGCACAGCAAGGCAATGCTCCTGTACTGCTTCACACCGACATGACCAGCGGCCACGGCGGCGCGTCAGGCAGGTTCAAAGCTTGGCGAGATACGGCTCGGCAAGACGCGTTTATTTTGTGGTCACTTGGGTTAGCCCCCATGAACAGAACAAAGCAACCGCAATAA
- a CDS encoding class II glutamine amidotransferase, whose translation MCELLGMSANVPTDICFSFSGFLNRGGGTGPHRDGWGIAFYEEGGYREFRDPHPSVNSPIARLICEYPIKSNVVISHIRQANVGGVRLANTHPFTREMWGRPWCYAHNGQLSDWRQLPLGTYTPVGNTDSEHAFCWLMGELRRCFPTPPASPDSLWERLHGLCEELRGLGVFNLLLSDGVYLYSYCSTKLAHITRRAPFGEAELSDAELTVNFIEHTTPNDIVSVIATEPLTQNEAWQRMVPGELLVWREGEIKASYGHSK comes from the coding sequence ATGTGTGAGTTACTAGGCATGAGCGCCAATGTTCCTACCGATATTTGTTTCAGTTTTTCCGGCTTTTTAAACCGCGGTGGGGGCACTGGCCCTCACCGCGATGGGTGGGGCATCGCATTTTACGAGGAGGGGGGGTACCGTGAATTTCGTGACCCCCATCCCTCGGTTAACTCCCCCATAGCCCGTTTAATCTGTGAATATCCTATCAAGTCCAATGTGGTGATTAGCCATATTCGCCAAGCGAATGTAGGCGGCGTACGGCTGGCAAATACGCACCCATTTACCCGTGAAATGTGGGGGCGGCCCTGGTGCTACGCCCACAATGGCCAGTTGAGTGATTGGCGGCAACTGCCATTAGGTACGTACACCCCGGTAGGTAATACAGACAGTGAACACGCTTTCTGCTGGCTAATGGGCGAACTACGTCGTTGCTTTCCCACGCCGCCCGCATCTCCTGACTCATTGTGGGAGCGTCTGCATGGGTTATGTGAAGAGTTGCGCGGATTAGGTGTTTTTAACCTACTGTTATCTGACGGTGTTTACTTATACAGCTACTGTTCGACCAAACTGGCTCATATCACACGACGCGCGCCCTTTGGTGAGGCGGAGCTGTCCGATGCAGAGTTGACGGTTAATTTTATCGAACATACGACGCCTAACGATATTGTCTCTGTAATTGCCACCGAACCACTTACCCAAAATGAAGCGTGGCAGCGAATGGTTCCTGGCGAATTATTGGTATGGCGCGAGGGAGAAATTAAAGCGAGTTACGGTCATAGTAAATAG
- a CDS encoding AMP-binding protein, translating to MSEHANAHVLRGPALEGLDQYNSVTDVFHSAVKRFAHKPAFSCMGKTLTFADLDRLSANFAAWLQHETDLVPGDRIAIQLPNVLQFPVAVFGALRAGLVVVNTNPLYTEREMAHQFKDSNAKAIVILANMADKLEKVLDKTDIQHVLVTQLADLHDVPKRWLINAVVKHVKKMVPAYSLPNAVGLRDALKKGASLHHTEVQRTMDDVAALQYTGGTTGMPKGAMLTHQNLVANMLQARAAIGEHLTDGEELVVAPLPVYHIYTFTVNCLFLMETGNHSLLITNPRDLPSFVKELKGLPFTGFIGLNTLFNALCNRDDFKQLDFSKLKLTISGGMALTKAAAKRWEETTGCPIAEGYGLTETSPIVSFNPTNAIQLGTIGKPVAGTAVKVIDADGNDVPMGEPGELCVQGPQVMKGYWQREDETRNSIDENGWFHTGDIAILQDDGYIKIVDRKKDMILVSGFNVYPNEIEDVVAAHPDVLESAAVGVPDEDAGEAIKLFVVSKNSELDAETLRKWCKKELTGYKVPKYVEFRDELPKTNVGKVLRRQLRDQETSNA from the coding sequence ATGAGCGAACACGCCAATGCCCACGTACTTCGTGGCCCAGCGCTTGAAGGCTTGGATCAGTACAACTCAGTCACGGATGTCTTTCATTCAGCGGTTAAACGTTTTGCCCACAAGCCAGCATTTAGCTGTATGGGTAAAACCCTCACGTTTGCCGACCTTGATCGTCTGTCGGCCAATTTTGCAGCTTGGTTGCAGCATGAAACTGATTTGGTTCCTGGAGATCGAATAGCCATTCAGCTGCCTAACGTGCTGCAGTTTCCTGTGGCGGTGTTTGGTGCATTAAGAGCAGGGCTCGTGGTCGTTAATACCAATCCGCTTTACACCGAGCGGGAGATGGCTCACCAGTTTAAAGACTCAAATGCCAAGGCCATTGTGATTTTGGCCAATATGGCTGACAAACTTGAGAAAGTGCTGGATAAAACGGATATCCAACACGTCTTAGTCACCCAGCTTGCCGATCTGCACGATGTGCCGAAGCGTTGGTTAATTAACGCCGTTGTTAAGCACGTTAAAAAGATGGTGCCTGCCTACTCGCTACCAAACGCTGTAGGTTTGCGCGATGCACTGAAAAAAGGCGCTTCGTTACATCATACCGAGGTGCAACGCACCATGGATGATGTGGCTGCACTACAATACACCGGAGGCACCACCGGTATGCCTAAAGGTGCGATGCTGACTCACCAGAATCTAGTGGCCAATATGCTCCAGGCGCGTGCCGCTATCGGTGAGCATTTGACTGATGGCGAAGAGCTAGTAGTCGCGCCATTGCCGGTCTATCACATCTATACGTTTACCGTTAACTGTTTGTTCCTGATGGAAACAGGCAACCACTCGCTATTGATTACCAATCCTCGCGATTTACCGAGCTTTGTGAAAGAGCTTAAGGGGTTGCCATTTACAGGTTTTATTGGTCTGAACACGCTGTTTAATGCGCTGTGTAACCGAGATGACTTTAAACAGCTCGATTTTTCAAAGTTAAAGCTGACCATTTCGGGCGGTATGGCGCTTACCAAAGCCGCTGCTAAACGCTGGGAAGAAACGACAGGTTGTCCAATTGCGGAAGGCTACGGGCTGACGGAAACATCGCCCATTGTTAGCTTTAACCCCACTAACGCTATACAGCTTGGCACCATTGGAAAGCCAGTGGCTGGTACCGCTGTGAAAGTGATAGATGCAGATGGTAATGATGTTCCCATGGGGGAGCCTGGTGAACTTTGCGTGCAGGGGCCTCAAGTGATGAAAGGGTACTGGCAGCGCGAAGATGAAACACGTAATTCCATTGATGAAAATGGCTGGTTTCACACGGGTGATATCGCCATATTGCAAGACGATGGCTATATCAAAATCGTTGATCGTAAAAAAGATATGATTTTAGTATCTGGCTTTAATGTCTATCCAAATGAAATAGAAGATGTGGTGGCAGCGCATCCAGATGTGTTGGAGTCGGCGGCCGTTGGCGTGCCGGATGAAGATGCGGGTGAAGCGATCAAGCTATTCGTTGTTTCTAAAAACAGTGAGTTAGACGCTGAGACGCTGCGCAAGTGGTGTAAAAAAGAACTAACCGGATACAAAGTTCCGAAGTACGTAGAGTTCCGTGATGAGCTTCCCAAAACCAACGTTGGTAAGGTGCTGCGTCGTCAGCTCCGCGATCAGGAAACAAGCAACGCTTAA
- the hrpA gene encoding ATP-dependent RNA helicase HrpA, with amino-acid sequence METEPNVTTDTQTSHADAQNASPLTVLDEEIRHVMLRDAQQLARRVAGLKRRQRDSKPIDHGVQQVQRDLEKAKRLLANREALKVTLEYPAELPVVERREDILKAIRDHQVVVVAGETGSGKTTQLPKICLELGRGRKGMIGHTQPRRLAARSVAGRLAEEMSVQLGEQVGYQVRFNDQSSPNTLVKLMTDGILLAETQHDPLLLRYDTLIIDEAHERSLNIDFLLGYLKRLLPKRPDLKIIITSATIDVNRFAAHFGSAKTTAPVVEVSGRTFPVDVHYRPLARSEEDEDDRTLQEGILHAVREIETIEREKGWLHGPRDVLVFLPGEREIRETADTLRRADLTGTEILPLYARLSNEEQNRVFAAHKGRRIVLATNVAETSLTVPGIRYVIDPGLVRISRYSYRAKIQRLPIEPISQASANQRKGRCGRVAEGVCIRLYDEEDFLSRPAFTDPEIQRTNLASVILSMLALKLGSIEAFPFVDPPDGRFVKDGFRLLFELGAVDDQQRLTPLGRKLAKLPIDPRLARMVLAGAERGSLRDVLIVVSALAIQDPRDRPADKRQAADQAHQRWHDPDSDFVALLNLWHGIENAREALSGNQLRRWCREHYINYLRMREWHDTFRQLRQLLRDMDIDVPAPLPRDEDESEEQAKQARRKTSGKLHQALLSGLLSNLGTLLENREYLGARNRKFMIHPGSGLAKKTPKWVMAFELIETTKLFARTVAKIDPQWIEPQAQHLIKSSYSEPHWEMKRAQVVAFEQVTLFGLPIVARRRVHYGPIAPQESRELFIRRALVEGEFQTKGAFFAHNRALIEEVEALEDRARRRDILVDEETLFAFYDERLPHDVVNGKGFEHWRKQVERESPDLLKFDIEALKARDANDVTQAQYPDHLTLAGVAYPVSYHFDPDAEDDGVTLTVPAAMLPQLPVHALEWVVPGLLREKCIALLKSLPKSIRRQVVPIPDWVDAALEMLVPDKRPLTEALGEFIRRRTGVRVHPDDWRLDLLAPHLIMNVRVVDHAGKTLGQGRDVRALERRFEEAASMGAQALAEQANQAPALESLPSEPLPESRVTTQAGIRVEAYPALVAEDSRFKVALFDHPAKAAAAHQMGVARLAISQQPDQVKAIKRLPDVEKCALLFAKVGNKNELVDDLLLAVFTQVVATHPLPRSEQALKERLQTSEGSLLAHAQTLLTHVEAALKGHLAVTKILKGKLNFALALVYSDVSAQMKRLVYPGFIRDAGEWLTEYPRYTEAALIRLEKAARERGRDQMLMHDVQALETRFDARRKSERRGDAEDPELVAFGWWIQELRVSLFAQQLGTKMPVSVKRLEKRWEELISV; translated from the coding sequence ATGGAAACCGAGCCTAACGTGACCACCGACACGCAAACTTCCCATGCTGACGCCCAGAACGCTTCTCCACTCACCGTATTAGATGAGGAGATAAGGCACGTTATGCTGCGTGATGCACAGCAGCTAGCACGTCGTGTGGCAGGCCTTAAGCGGCGTCAACGAGACAGTAAGCCGATTGACCACGGTGTACAGCAAGTTCAGCGCGATCTTGAAAAAGCTAAACGCCTGCTTGCCAACCGCGAAGCACTGAAGGTGACGCTAGAGTATCCTGCCGAGTTGCCCGTTGTGGAGCGGCGAGAGGATATCTTAAAGGCGATCCGCGACCATCAGGTAGTGGTCGTGGCGGGGGAGACAGGATCGGGAAAAACCACCCAACTGCCTAAGATCTGTCTGGAGCTTGGCCGTGGACGCAAGGGGATGATTGGGCATACCCAACCGCGTCGATTGGCAGCGCGTAGCGTTGCCGGGCGGTTAGCGGAAGAGATGAGCGTACAGCTAGGTGAGCAGGTGGGGTACCAAGTACGCTTTAATGATCAAAGCTCGCCGAATACGCTCGTAAAGCTGATGACTGACGGTATCCTGCTGGCAGAAACGCAGCACGACCCATTGCTACTACGTTATGACACGCTAATTATCGATGAAGCTCATGAGCGCAGCCTTAATATCGACTTTTTGCTGGGCTATTTAAAGCGCCTGTTGCCGAAACGACCTGATCTAAAAATTATCATTACTTCAGCCACCATTGATGTGAATCGCTTCGCTGCCCACTTTGGCAGTGCTAAGACGACTGCGCCGGTGGTGGAGGTGTCTGGCCGCACCTTTCCTGTCGATGTTCATTATCGCCCGTTAGCGCGCAGTGAAGAGGATGAGGATGACCGGACACTGCAAGAAGGCATTTTACATGCAGTGCGCGAAATCGAAACCATCGAGCGTGAGAAGGGCTGGCTGCATGGTCCACGCGACGTGCTGGTGTTTTTACCCGGGGAGCGGGAGATTCGTGAGACAGCCGATACGCTGCGACGAGCTGACTTAACCGGCACCGAAATATTGCCACTCTATGCTCGGCTTTCCAACGAAGAGCAAAATCGTGTCTTTGCTGCCCACAAAGGGCGGCGAATTGTGCTGGCTACTAACGTTGCTGAAACCTCGCTCACGGTACCGGGAATTCGCTACGTTATTGATCCTGGCTTGGTGCGTATCAGCCGCTACAGCTATCGGGCGAAAATACAGCGACTACCGATTGAGCCGATTAGCCAGGCCAGTGCCAATCAGCGTAAAGGCCGCTGTGGACGTGTGGCGGAAGGGGTATGCATTCGTCTTTATGATGAAGAGGATTTCCTGTCGCGGCCAGCGTTTACCGACCCAGAAATTCAGCGCACCAATTTAGCATCAGTCATCCTTTCCATGCTGGCGCTGAAACTTGGCAGTATTGAAGCATTTCCTTTTGTTGACCCGCCCGATGGCCGATTCGTAAAAGATGGCTTTCGTTTGCTGTTTGAACTGGGAGCGGTAGACGACCAGCAGCGCCTGACCCCGCTGGGCCGCAAGCTAGCTAAGCTACCCATCGACCCACGCCTAGCGCGCATGGTGCTGGCAGGTGCCGAACGAGGCAGCCTGCGGGATGTGTTGATTGTGGTATCGGCTTTGGCGATACAAGATCCTAGAGACCGACCTGCTGACAAACGCCAAGCGGCGGATCAAGCGCACCAGCGCTGGCATGATCCCGATTCTGATTTTGTTGCGTTGCTAAACTTATGGCATGGCATCGAAAATGCCCGCGAGGCTCTCTCAGGCAACCAACTACGTCGCTGGTGTCGCGAGCACTATATTAACTATCTGCGCATGCGCGAATGGCATGACACGTTCCGTCAATTGCGTCAGCTGCTGCGCGATATGGACATCGACGTGCCCGCACCGCTGCCCAGAGATGAAGACGAAAGTGAAGAGCAGGCCAAGCAAGCGCGTCGTAAAACGTCAGGAAAACTGCACCAAGCACTGTTATCTGGGCTGCTTTCTAACCTGGGAACACTGCTGGAAAATCGTGAATATCTCGGTGCGCGGAATCGTAAGTTTATGATTCACCCCGGCTCAGGGCTGGCGAAAAAAACGCCGAAGTGGGTAATGGCGTTTGAGCTGATTGAAACCACTAAATTGTTTGCCCGTACTGTGGCGAAAATTGATCCCCAGTGGATTGAGCCTCAAGCGCAGCACTTGATAAAAAGCAGCTACAGTGAGCCTCACTGGGAAATGAAACGTGCCCAGGTAGTCGCGTTCGAGCAAGTAACGCTGTTTGGTCTGCCGATCGTTGCCCGTCGCCGCGTGCATTATGGCCCTATTGCTCCACAAGAGTCCCGGGAGCTGTTTATTCGTCGTGCGTTAGTGGAAGGCGAATTTCAGACTAAGGGTGCGTTTTTTGCCCATAACCGAGCGCTGATTGAAGAAGTTGAGGCACTCGAGGATCGTGCACGTCGGCGCGATATTCTGGTCGATGAAGAGACGTTGTTTGCTTTTTATGATGAACGACTCCCACACGATGTCGTTAATGGCAAAGGATTTGAGCACTGGCGTAAACAGGTGGAACGTGAGTCTCCTGACTTACTAAAATTCGATATTGAGGCACTTAAAGCGCGGGATGCCAACGACGTTACTCAGGCGCAGTACCCTGACCACCTAACGTTGGCAGGGGTTGCTTATCCGGTCAGCTATCACTTTGATCCTGATGCAGAAGATGATGGCGTCACGCTAACCGTTCCTGCTGCTATGTTGCCTCAGTTGCCCGTGCATGCCCTTGAGTGGGTAGTGCCGGGTTTACTGCGCGAAAAGTGTATTGCGCTACTTAAATCGCTGCCGAAAAGCATTCGCCGCCAGGTGGTTCCTATTCCCGACTGGGTCGATGCAGCGCTGGAAATGCTCGTGCCTGATAAGCGCCCACTGACTGAGGCGCTTGGCGAGTTTATTCGGCGGCGAACGGGCGTGCGGGTTCACCCTGACGACTGGCGGCTTGACTTGCTAGCGCCACATTTAATCATGAACGTACGGGTTGTGGATCACGCTGGCAAAACGCTGGGCCAGGGGCGCGACGTTCGCGCCCTTGAAAGACGCTTTGAAGAAGCCGCCAGTATGGGGGCCCAGGCATTAGCAGAACAGGCTAATCAGGCCCCGGCGCTTGAAAGTCTGCCTAGTGAGCCGCTCCCTGAGTCGCGGGTGACGACCCAGGCGGGTATCCGTGTTGAAGCTTATCCGGCGCTGGTGGCAGAAGATTCACGCTTCAAAGTGGCACTTTTCGACCATCCCGCCAAGGCAGCGGCAGCTCATCAAATGGGTGTGGCCCGTTTGGCGATCTCACAACAGCCGGATCAGGTGAAAGCTATTAAGCGTTTGCCGGACGTGGAAAAATGCGCATTGTTGTTTGCGAAGGTAGGGAACAAAAATGAGTTGGTTGATGATCTTTTGTTGGCGGTGTTTACTCAAGTAGTGGCTACGCATCCTCTACCACGCTCTGAGCAAGCCCTTAAGGAGCGCTTGCAAACTTCTGAAGGAAGCTTGTTAGCGCATGCCCAAACACTGTTAACTCATGTTGAGGCGGCGCTGAAGGGGCACTTGGCAGTGACCAAAATTTTAAAAGGGAAGCTCAATTTTGCATTGGCGCTTGTATACAGCGATGTCAGCGCGCAGATGAAGCGATTGGTTTACCCCGGTTTTATTCGCGATGCAGGTGAGTGGTTAACGGAGTATCCTCGTTATACAGAGGCTGCACTAATCCGGCTGGAGAAAGCCGCGCGAGAGCGAGGGCGCGACCAAATGCTGATGCACGATGTCCAAGCATTAGAAACACGTTTCGACGCGCGCCGAAAAAGCGAACGCAGAGGCGACGCAGAAGACCCAGAGTTGGTGGCATTTGGTTGGTGGATTCAGGAGCTCCGAGTGTCTCTGTTTGCCCAACAGTTGGGTACTAAAATGCCTGTCTCTGTGAAACGCCTAGAAAAGCGTTGGGAAGAGCTTATTAGCGTTTAA